In the Psychromicrobium lacuslunae genome, TCGCGGTCGACGCTTTCGACGTCGTGCCCGACCTGCTCACCTTCGCCAAGGGCGTGAACTCAGGTTATGTGCCGCTCGGTGGGGTGTTGATCTCCGATGCAATAGCTGAGACTTTCGCCAACCGGGCCTATCCGGGTGGCCTGACCTATTCGGGGCACCCGCTAGCTTGCGCGGTCGGGGTGGAGACTATGCACGTTTTTGAGGATGAGCAGATTGTGCAGCGGGTGCGTGACCTTGGTGAGCGAGTGGTGCGCCCGGAGCTGGAACGCTGGCAGCGGGAGCACCCCAGCGTTGGTGAGATCCGTGGCCGGGGTTTGTTTTGGGCGGTCGAATTGGTCAAAGATCAGAGCAGCCGGGAACCACTGGTGCCGTTCAACGCTTCGGGTGAGGCAGCTGCGCCCATGAATGCGGTGGCTGCCGCCTGCAAGGCGGAAGGGCTCTGGCCGTTCACGCACTTCAACCGAGTCCATGTCGCGCCGCCGCTGGTGATCTCCGAAGAAGAATTGCGCCGCGGCCTGGACATTATTGACCGTGCCTTAGTTCAGGCCGATGCCCTGGTCACCGGCTAGTCGTACTGTTCAGATAGCTGGGTGAGCTGCCGGCTCGCTCACCCAGCTAGGCATCGGGTAACTGGCTGACTGAAGGCTTTATGTAGCCTTGTATAGAGCTGTGAAATTCGACCTTAAAATTGAGTTTTCCTGATTTTGGACCGGACGTTTCAGTCACGAATTTCATTTCTGAAACAAAGTTGCCCAAACCCATAGTTTCTTTTCCAGCGTGGAGGTATCTTCAAAGAGATGCTTCGTTGAGCAGAACACGGTGAGGACAGGAAAATGAATAAAGTAGCAAAAGCCGGTATTTCTGCCGGCATCGCCGGGCTGTTATTGCTCGGCGGCGCAGGAACCTATGCACTATGGCAGGACAGCAAGACAGTCAATGCGGGCACTGTGCAGACCGGTCAGCTTAAGCTGACTCTGGGTGCGGCTGGCACCTGGAAGGACATTTCCTCGGACGTCAGCGGTGCGCCGACCATCGACCCGGCGGTCTTTAAAATCGTCCCCGGTGACACCATTCAGTTCACCCAAGGGGTCACAATTCTGGCTGATGGGCAGAACCTCAAAGGTCAGCTGACCATTGATCAATCAACTGTTACCGCGGCTATCCCGGCTGCCTGGCAACCCTATGTGACGGTCACCGTGGCACCCTCCGGGCTGCCCGCCGGGATCACAAATAATGCTGGCGTGCTGTCCTTCACCGCACCTGGTAGCTACAGCTTCAACGTCGGTATCACCGTCGCCTTTGCTAAGGGAACCAATGCTTCGGGCACCGATGATGAAACCATCGAGAATCAAACGGCTAATCTGAACGGTCTGGCGCTCAAGCTGGAGCAGATCCGTCCATAGGCGGGTGCCTAGTTCATGCGCCGGAGGTTCATTTTCGCGTCCTTAGCGGTCGTGCTGGCCTTCATCCTCTTGGGTGGGGCCGGTACGGCCGCGTTGTGGCGCTCGAATGCGACCATCAATGCCGGCACGGTGGGCACCGGTACATTAATAATTCTCAATGGTGATGCCAGTACCCAGGTCAAAAACACGGTGCTCAGCTCATTGACCGCCAGCGCCTTGGTGCCGGGTGGTTCCGCGCAGGCCCCGCTGACCGTTCGGAATGCTGGCACAGCGAAGTTCGCCTATGGTCTGGCCGGTATTACCGGTAATGCCGTCGGCACGGCTTCAGTAGCGCTGCAGAGTGCACTGCAAATCAGCATTATCGCGGTGGCAAACACCGCAGCTTGCCCGGTCAATGGGGCAGCGGCCTCGGGCACTCAGCTTTACAACGGCGCGGTTTCCTCGAGTGCCACGTTCTCCGCGGTTCAGAACTTACTGCCCAGCACCAGCATGGTGCTCTGTTTGCGGATTACTTTGCCTAGCAGCGCCACGGTGACGGTTGCGGCCGGACAGCTGGCGCTCACCTTCAACTGGCGAGCGGATCAAATCCGATGAGCGTCGTGCAGCAGAGCCAGCCGACCGCCCGCCGAGTGCGGAGGCAGAAAAGCCAGTGGCATTGGGCCGGACAGATCCTGTCCTGGTTGCTCTTATTATTGGTACTAGCTGCCGTGCTTGCCACTATTGTGGTCCCTCGAATCGGTGGCGCCCAGAGTTATACGGTGCTGACCGGATCAATGGAACCGGGCTTGCCGCCGGGCACCTTGGCGGTGGTGAAACCGATCGACCCGGCTGAGCTGGCCATAGGCGACATTGTCACTTATCAGATCAAATCCGGCGAACCGGCTGTGGTGACGCACCGAGTGATTGCAGTGACCGCGAGCACCGATGGGCAGCTCCGCTTCATCACTCAGGGCGACGCCAATAACGCCCCCGATGAGCAAAGCGTTCGACCAGTGCAGATTCGAGGCAAGCTTTGGTACTCGCTGCCGCTGGTCGGTTATCTCAATACCGCGATTAGCGGTGAGGCACATATTTGGCTGCTCTGGATAGCGGTCGCGGGTTTGCTTGGTTATGCCGCGTTTATGCTGGTCAGCGCTTATTTGGAGAGGCGGCGAGGGGTGCGAAAATGACAACATTTTTCACTGCAATGCGCCGCCGCTTCTCGCTCGCGCTCGTGATGGTAGCCGTTCTAACGCTGGGGTTCGCCAACACGGCGCAGGCCGCTGGCGAACTTGAGTTGAGCAAGGACGGCAATCGCTGGGCACAGTCAATTGCCGCGCCACTTTTCGATCCGCAACAAAAGTTGGTGCCTGGAGGCTCACTGAAAACTGAGTTCTGGGCACGGAATTCAGGCCCTTCAGCTGCCCAGCTTTCAGTGAAGCTCGGCTCGACAACCTTGGGCGAGCTGTTTCAGCGCGATTTACTCAGCCTGAGCGTCAGCGCGAGCAACGGCACCGTTTGGACGGCCAGCCGAACCGCTTCGAACTCGGCCAATTTATTAGCCGATCTGCCGGTGAGCGGTACCCAGAAACTGACCCTCACGATCAGCTTGGCTGTTGCTGCGGCGAATGACACCGAACTGCGTTCGGTTCCGGTTGATCTGCAATTAATTCTCGCCGGTACAGCTGGGGACAACCACCCGGTGCCGCCGCAGAAACCTGAGCTACCTAACACCGGGATAGTCATGTTGCCGCTGCTGCTAGCTTTCGCTTGCTTCGTCGGCGGTTGGTTTGCGGTGCTGGCCACCCGGCGGCGTCGAGATCGGGCAGCGATGATCCCGGGGGAACTGCAATGACCATGTTCAAAGGGCGCTCGCGGTGGTTCAAGATACGGCTGATCCTCTGCTTGGGCACCGTGCTGGGGCTAGGGGCGGTCGGTACGCTCGCCGCCTGGCAAGACTCAGCGACGGCTACCTCCGGTACGCTGACCGCCGGTACTTTCGATCTGACCTTACGACAGGCCAGCTCGGGGGCGGATGGTGCTGTTGGAATTGGAGTTAATTTCGCGTTCAGCGACTTTACCGGCACCGGAATGGTGCCCAATGGAACCGCGATAGCAAAGGCTCTTACTCCTAAGAACAGCGGCAATACGGCGTTTGGTTACCAGATTGCGGTGAGCGGTTCGGGAACCCTGGCGACTGCAGCTACCGGTCTGAATATCGCGATTTACGCCACCTCGAGCTGTAGTGCCGCCCTACAGGGCACCGCTGGTTCACTGTATTCCGGCAAGGTCGGCGGCACAGCCACCGCCTCGCGTACGCTAAATGCTGCTGCCACTGATCCACTCTGCGTCTTAGCCTGGCTCGACGCCTCGACAGCGAATGCGCTGCAAGGCCAAAATGGCACCGTGACGCTCTCCTTTACCGCGACGCAGGTGCCATGATGACCCAGAAACCAGCAGCGAAGAATTGGCAGCACTGGCTCCGCGAAATAGGTCTCACTCTGGGCGCCCTGGTCGGCTTGGTCTGTGTGCTGGCCGCCATTGGTGCGGTCTTCTTTGGTCTGTCACCGGTTATTTTCCGTTCCGGTTCAATGGCTCCGGCAATTGATACTGGAGCTCTGGCGATAGCCCAAAATGTTCCGGTGCATGAGGTGCACAGCGGGGACGTGGTGAGCGTGCAGAACTCGGACGGGGAGCGGGTTACCCACCGGGTTGTCGCGGTGCAATCACTGAACCCCAACGAGGCGATGCTCACCCTCAAGGGCGACGCTAATCCGCAGCCCGATTTGCAGAGCTATCAGGTCAGCAAAGTGGACAGGGTGTTGTTCTCGGTCCCCGGTATTGGCTACTTGGTGGCTTGGCTGCAGAGCCCATGGGTGATCTTCTTGGGCGGTCTCCTAGTGGGCGTGCTGCTCACCCTGGCTTTCCGCCCGACTCGGCGGAAAGCGGCTGAGGAGCCGGTTGAGCCAACGACTCTGATCGAGCCCTCGGATAGTCCACCGGGCAGCGAAGCCGATGAAAGTGCCGACAAACCAGCCGGGCAACGGCTCGGTCGGGCGCTGTCTTTACTAGTGGCTGGTGCCTTACTGGCCACCGGCTTAGCCGCCGGGGGAGTCAGGGACACCATGGCGAGCTTCCAGGACACCGCCGCTGCGGCCTCGGGCACCTTCAGCTCCGCCACCCTGCCACAACCGACGCCCAACCCGCCTAATTGCGCGGCGAGCGGGATACCCTCTACCGCGCAGGTCAGCTGGAACGCCGCCACCTTACCCAGCGGTGCCCAGTTTAGGCTCCGCTACAGCGGGCTAATCAATGGCACCGTGCTACTGGGTAGCGCGACCAGTTACACCTTCCAAGGATCATTGCTCGGTGGCTTAGGCCTGGGCAGTGGCCGACTCAATGTGGACGTTGACACCATTATTTCGGGTACAAACTGGGTCAGCCCGGTGGCCAGCAGAACGATTGGCTACAGCATCACCGTGGTGATCGCATCCTTTACTTGTTGATACCTGCTGATACCTGTTAGTCCTTGTTGGCGAACACATCGGGCACGCCATCACCGTCATCGTCTCGGGCCTCAAGCTCAGCGATTCGACGGTACTGCCTGTTTCGGATTCTGAGCACCACGGTGGCGATCAGCGCAGCGATCAGTGAGGCGCTCAAAATCGCGATCTTGGCATGATCGTTGTGAGCTGATTCGACGCCGAAGGCGAGTTCGCTGATCAGCAGCGACACAGTGAAACCGATGCCCGCCAAAATTGCCAGCCCAAGCACATCAATCCACGATAGTCCTTCGTCAAGGCTTGCCCGAGTAGTTTTGGTGACAATAAAGGTGGCGGCGAAAATGCCTATCATCTTGCCGAGTACTAGGCCGAGTACGATGCCGATAGTCACCGAGTCGCCCAGCGCGGAACTCAGACCGGACCAGCCCCCAATGGCAACTCCGGCCGAGAAGAAAGCAAAAATTGGCACCGCGACGCCGGTGGAGAGCGGGCGGAAGCGATGTTCAAAATGCTCCGCTAGGCCGGGACCGTTATCCGGATTACGATCCCGGCGCAGCACCGGAACCGCGAAAGCGAGCAGCACACCGGCCACCGTGGCATGCACACCCGAGGCGTGGATCAAGACCCAGGTGATAATGGCCAGCGGCAGCAGTAAATACCAGCTGCGCACCCGCTTTTGCACCAACCAGGTGAACAAGCCCAGTGGAATCAGAGCCAGCGCCAGATACTGGGGTTCTAAGCCGTGTGGGTAAAAAATCGCAATGATCGCAATAGCGATCAGGTCATCGACCACCGCCAGGGTCAGCAGAAAGGTACGTAGCGCGGACGGTAAATGACTTCCAATCACTGCCAGTACAGCCAGCGCGAAGGCGATGTCTGTGGCGGTGGGGATCGCCCAGCCATGCAGCACTTCTGGTCCAGCCGTGAGGTTGACCAAGGTATAGATGATGGCTGGCACCGCTACGCCGCCAATTGCCGCCGCGATCGGCACGATAGCGCGGTCAAAGCGGCGCAGATCCCCGGCGACGAACTCGCGCTTGAGTTCCAGCCCGGCAACGAAGAAGAAGATCGCTAGCAAGCCATCGGCAGCCCAGGAGCCCAAGCTCAGTTTGAGGCCCAGGAAGTCAACGCCGATTGACGTTTCACGGAGCGAGAAGTAGCTTGCCGAACCGGCCGAGTTCGCCCAGATCAGTGCGACCACAGTAGCCGCCAAGAGCAGCGCGCCACCCACCGTTTCTTTGCGCAAAATAGCGCTAATGCGCAGATATTCGGGGTGGCTGGTGCGGCGCAGGATGCGCTGTACGGGGCGAGTAATGATCATGCTGGTCCTGACTGGAATCTGGGTTGCTAAAACAACGCCGACCAGACTTCCCGGCACACCACTTACCACTTTACTTTCTATTTTACCCGCCGGCAGCGGTTGTTTCCTAGCCGCCGATCAGCGAGCGCACCCCAATCACCGCGGTGGCGAGCCCGAGAATCATCGAAATACTCACCAACATGAAGTGCACCATCAGGAAGCGAGTGTACTTACCGGATTCGTCTTTGGCTCGCGGATCCTTGAGCACCCTACGCAGAAATGGTGGCCAGACTAGCAGCGACCAGACGCCAGCAATAATCAGGACCCAGCTCAATAGCGGTGGCAGGCTCATGCTGATTCGAGTACTTTGCGGGCTTCGCTGACCTGAAGATTCAGCGCCTTGCCGAGGGCTGGTTCGGCTGCCTGGACGATCTTATTGCCGAACAGCGGGATGCTCGAGGTGACCGATCCTTCCAGGTCGATCCGGGTACTTTCACCCTCGGCCACAATGCGTTGTACAGCCTTGGCTTCCACCGGGGCGCCAGAGATCTTCGCGCTGATCTGCACTTCCCGAGAACCGTCGGCGGCCGGTGCTGACCAATGTTCTTGCTGCTGCAAATTCAACTGGGCGCCCACGAACTTGCGGGCCAGATCAGGCAGCCGATCGGTCGGCATCGAACGGACCGCCACCGTGCTGAAAGCTCCTGAGGTATCTCCGGTCACCGTGTAGGACTCCAGCGTGCCGCCGGCTGCCTCACTTACCTGACGAACGAAGTCTTCGCTGCTGAATAGTTCAACAATGCGTTCGACCGATGCGGGCAGGGACGCGGACGTGGACAAAGCCATAGTGCTCCTTCAAGGGGATCTTTTCTCCCCACCATTCTACGTTCTCCAGAGCAACACCTCCCGATGAGTGTCGAGTTCTGGGGCTTAAACCCGTGTTTTAGACCCCATAACTCGACACTCGACACGGCGGAGGGGCGAGGAGGAGGAATGTGAACCAGTGCGAAGGAACGGCTGCGGCTGGGAGAGTGTCGGTGCGGGTTGATAAGATCTAAGTACCCCCGGGATTCTTAGGAATTTCGGGTTTTTGTGCTGTCGTTTTTGCACTGTTTGGCTGCACTGATTGTTTGTTCTATTGCACTGTTTCGATCACGCCCGCCGGTTCTGCTGGCTGGTCGCGATTCCTTGTTCGTCGTCGCTCTGTTTGAGGTGTTTTGATGGGTCTGAATGGTTTGCGCGCGTCACTGCGTGATGATTCGAGCGTTACCCGGGTGCGTCAACAAGCTGAGCAGCCGCATGCCCAGCGCAGCGAAGATCTACAAATTGGTGCCCCGAATGGCTTGCGTGCGCCACTGCTAGCCGAGATTGCCGAGGGCATGGCAACCGCGGTAGCACCGACCGACCGCTCCAGCGTGGTGCTGGCGATTACCGCTACTTCCAGAGAGAGCGAAGACCTGACCGAAGCGCTCCGCGCCTACTTGCCTGCCGACTCGGTGATTGACTTCCCGAGCTGGGAGACCTTGCCGCACGAGCGCCTTTCGCCGCGTTCGGACACTGTGGGTCGCCGTCTTGCGGTGTTGCGCAGGCTCAAACACGGTGCCGCCGGGCAGGGCGAATTGCGCGTCGTGGTCGCGCCGATCCGGGCCGTAGTGCAGCCCATTGTCGCCGGACTGGGCGATCTAGAACCAGTGGAACTCACTGTGGGACAGCTGATCGCTTTTGACGAGGTAGTTCAGCGGTTGGCGGCTGCCGCCTACGCACGGGTCGATATGGTCACCCATCGTGGTGAATTCGCAGTTCGCGGCGGCATCATCGACGTTTTCCCGGCCACTGAGAGCCACCCAATCCGGGTCGAGTTCTTCGGCGACGAGGTCGATTCAATGCGTTGGTTCGCGGTCGCCGATCAGCGCTCGCTGACTTCACTGAGTGGCACCATTACCCATCCGGAGCGGCTTTATGCGCCGCCTTGCCGGGAACTGCTGATCACTCCTGAGGTGCAATCCAGGGCAGCGAAGCTCAAAGATCAGTTCCCCGCCGCGGCTTCTATGCTGGAGAAAATCGCCGGGGGCATCGCGGTGGAAGGGATGGAATCTCTCACGCCAATCTTGGTCGATGCCATGGTGCCGGTGGTCTCCGAGCTGCCGCCGGGGTCGATTGCCGTGGTGCTCGAACCGGAGCGGGTGCGCGGCCGGGCCCACGACTTGGAGGCCACCAATGAGGAGTTCCTGGAAGCTGCTTGGTCTTCGGCCTCCGAAGGCGGTGCCGCCCCGCTGGATGTCGGTGCACTGAATCAGCAGCTTTCTAGTGCAAGTTTTGCTTCGCTGGCCGAAACCCGCACCGCGGCTCTGCGATCTGGACTGAGCTGGTGGTCAGTCTCAGCGCTAGGCACCGACCAGGAGTTGAACCCTGAGCTGGACGTGCTCAGCATTCCCGCGCGGGAACCCCGCGGCTATCAAGGCAATGTGGCCGAGATGCTCGAATTCATCGGCTCCAGGGTTCGCGATCAATGGCGCGTGGTGGTGGCCACCGACGGTCCCGGTCCGGCGCAGCGCCTCGCCGAACTATTCCACGACGCCGATATTCCGGCGAGCCGGGTGGAAACCCTGGATGCCGCGCCCGAGCCGGGCATTATCGAGGTGACCACCGCCGCCGTCGGGCATGGTTTCGTGTTTGACGAACTCAAACTGGGTCTGCTCACCGAAGCTGATCTATTGGGCCGTTCCTCGGCTTCCGGCACGAAAGACATGCGGAAAATGCCGTCCAAGCGACGCAATGCTGTCGATCCACTTCAGCTGCGGGCTGGCGACTACGTGGTGCACGAACAACACGGTATCGGCCGTTTTGTTGAACTGATCCAGCGCCGGGTAGCGGGTACCGATGGGAACCGCGAGTACCTGGTACTGGAATACGCACCGGCGAAGCGTGGCGCGCCCGGTGACAAGCTTTTCGTGCCGACCGACCAGTTGGATCAGATCACCGCTTACGTCGGCGGTGACACCCCGGCGCTGAGCAAAATGGGTGGCTCGGACTGGGCCTCGACGAAGAACAAGGCACGCCGGGCGGTCAAGGAGATTGCCGGTGAGTTGATCAGGCTGTACTCCGCTCGGATGGCC is a window encoding:
- a CDS encoding alternate-type signal peptide domain-containing protein yields the protein MNKVAKAGISAGIAGLLLLGGAGTYALWQDSKTVNAGTVQTGQLKLTLGAAGTWKDISSDVSGAPTIDPAVFKIVPGDTIQFTQGVTILADGQNLKGQLTIDQSTVTAAIPAAWQPYVTVTVAPSGLPAGITNNAGVLSFTAPGSYSFNVGITVAFAKGTNASGTDDETIENQTANLNGLALKLEQIRP
- a CDS encoding signal peptidase I, which produces MSVVQQSQPTARRVRRQKSQWHWAGQILSWLLLLLVLAAVLATIVVPRIGGAQSYTVLTGSMEPGLPPGTLAVVKPIDPAELAIGDIVTYQIKSGEPAVVTHRVIAVTASTDGQLRFITQGDANNAPDEQSVRPVQIRGKLWYSLPLVGYLNTAISGEAHIWLLWIAVAGLLGYAAFMLVSAYLERRRGVRK
- a CDS encoding LPXTG cell wall anchor domain-containing protein, with translation MTTFFTAMRRRFSLALVMVAVLTLGFANTAQAAGELELSKDGNRWAQSIAAPLFDPQQKLVPGGSLKTEFWARNSGPSAAQLSVKLGSTTLGELFQRDLLSLSVSASNGTVWTASRTASNSANLLADLPVSGTQKLTLTISLAVAAANDTELRSVPVDLQLILAGTAGDNHPVPPQKPELPNTGIVMLPLLLAFACFVGGWFAVLATRRRRDRAAMIPGELQ
- a CDS encoding SipW-dependent-type signal peptide-containing protein gives rise to the protein MTMFKGRSRWFKIRLILCLGTVLGLGAVGTLAAWQDSATATSGTLTAGTFDLTLRQASSGADGAVGIGVNFAFSDFTGTGMVPNGTAIAKALTPKNSGNTAFGYQIAVSGSGTLATAATGLNIAIYATSSCSAALQGTAGSLYSGKVGGTATASRTLNAAATDPLCVLAWLDASTANALQGQNGTVTLSFTATQVP
- a CDS encoding signal peptidase I encodes the protein MMTQKPAAKNWQHWLREIGLTLGALVGLVCVLAAIGAVFFGLSPVIFRSGSMAPAIDTGALAIAQNVPVHEVHSGDVVSVQNSDGERVTHRVVAVQSLNPNEAMLTLKGDANPQPDLQSYQVSKVDRVLFSVPGIGYLVAWLQSPWVIFLGGLLVGVLLTLAFRPTRRKAAEEPVEPTTLIEPSDSPPGSEADESADKPAGQRLGRALSLLVAGALLATGLAAGGVRDTMASFQDTAAAASGTFSSATLPQPTPNPPNCAASGIPSTAQVSWNAATLPSGAQFRLRYSGLINGTVLLGSATSYTFQGSLLGGLGLGSGRLNVDVDTIISGTNWVSPVASRTIGYSITVVIASFTC
- the nhaA gene encoding Na+/H+ antiporter NhaA; translated protein: MIITRPVQRILRRTSHPEYLRISAILRKETVGGALLLAATVVALIWANSAGSASYFSLRETSIGVDFLGLKLSLGSWAADGLLAIFFFVAGLELKREFVAGDLRRFDRAIVPIAAAIGGVAVPAIIYTLVNLTAGPEVLHGWAIPTATDIAFALAVLAVIGSHLPSALRTFLLTLAVVDDLIAIAIIAIFYPHGLEPQYLALALIPLGLFTWLVQKRVRSWYLLLPLAIITWVLIHASGVHATVAGVLLAFAVPVLRRDRNPDNGPGLAEHFEHRFRPLSTGVAVPIFAFFSAGVAIGGWSGLSSALGDSVTIGIVLGLVLGKMIGIFAATFIVTKTTRASLDEGLSWIDVLGLAILAGIGFTVSLLISELAFGVESAHNDHAKIAILSASLIAALIATVVLRIRNRQYRRIAELEARDDDGDGVPDVFANKD
- a CDS encoding SCO4848 family membrane protein, which produces MSLPPLLSWVLIIAGVWSLLVWPPFLRRVLKDPRAKDESGKYTRFLMVHFMLVSISMILGLATAVIGVRSLIGG
- a CDS encoding DUF2505 domain-containing protein, with the protein product MALSTSASLPASVERIVELFSSEDFVRQVSEAAGGTLESYTVTGDTSGAFSTVAVRSMPTDRLPDLARKFVGAQLNLQQQEHWSAPAADGSREVQISAKISGAPVEAKAVQRIVAEGESTRIDLEGSVTSSIPLFGNKIVQAAEPALGKALNLQVSEARKVLESA
- the mfd gene encoding transcription-repair coupling factor → MGLNGLRASLRDDSSVTRVRQQAEQPHAQRSEDLQIGAPNGLRAPLLAEIAEGMATAVAPTDRSSVVLAITATSRESEDLTEALRAYLPADSVIDFPSWETLPHERLSPRSDTVGRRLAVLRRLKHGAAGQGELRVVVAPIRAVVQPIVAGLGDLEPVELTVGQLIAFDEVVQRLAAAAYARVDMVTHRGEFAVRGGIIDVFPATESHPIRVEFFGDEVDSMRWFAVADQRSLTSLSGTITHPERLYAPPCRELLITPEVQSRAAKLKDQFPAAASMLEKIAGGIAVEGMESLTPILVDAMVPVVSELPPGSIAVVLEPERVRGRAHDLEATNEEFLEAAWSSASEGGAAPLDVGALNQQLSSASFASLAETRTAALRSGLSWWSVSALGTDQELNPELDVLSIPAREPRGYQGNVAEMLEFIGSRVRDQWRVVVATDGPGPAQRLAELFHDADIPASRVETLDAAPEPGIIEVTTAAVGHGFVFDELKLGLLTEADLLGRSSASGTKDMRKMPSKRRNAVDPLQLRAGDYVVHEQHGIGRFVELIQRRVAGTDGNREYLVLEYAPAKRGAPGDKLFVPTDQLDQITAYVGGDTPALSKMGGSDWASTKNKARRAVKEIAGELIRLYSARMASKGHAFAPDTPWQRELEEAFPYIETPDQLTTINEVKADMEREIPMDRLVSGDVGYGKTEIAVRAAFKAIQDGKQVAVLVPTTLLAQQHYETFSERFSGFPVRVKPLSRFQTGKEAKETAEGVANGSVDLVIGTHRLLSKDFHFKDLGLVIVDEEQRFGVEHKEQLKKMRTNVDVLAMSATPIPRTLEMSLTGIRETSTLATPPEERHPVLTYVGPYTDKQTSAAIRRELMREGQVFFVHNRVSSIERIAAHVQQLVPEARIAVAHGQMSESRLEQIIVDFWEKRFDVLVCTTIIETGLDISNANTLIVDGADKYGLSQLHQLRGRVGRGRERAYAYFLYPAEKPLGEVALERLKAVAAHNELGAGMQLALKDLEIRGAGNLLGGEQSGHIAGVGFDLYIRLVGEAVANFRGESEDKAAEMKIELPVNAHLPHDYVPGDRLRLEAYRKLASAQNSEAIDEVLEELVDRYGEPPLAVNNLVAVARFRVAARELGLSDVAVQGNFVKFTPADLPESKAMRLKRLYPGSLVKPALSQILIPKPKTARIGGRDLVDGEILGWAEQVLTAIFSDGPEA